One region of Termitidicoccus mucosus genomic DNA includes:
- the tssA gene encoding type VI secretion system protein TssA: MSIDTSRFLEPVPGDDPAGEDLAASGALFELDRMILGKPETQFSPAEEADWRAVRERCEELLGKSKDLRVATALAVALLKTQGLPGFAAGLALVRGMLETYWETLHPKLDPEDDNDPQERVNGLNNLAAPIGTASDPYKTIETLRKTPLTQSREAGAWGLDAILAARDGTPLLDGSAAPSTALIDGAFTDSPPEFLAETATAIESALENSQAITAYFTDTLSASTWPTFDPLVADLKKLKNTVASHAGAEGGAGEPDAASGADDDAGGAPSSGGASVGRRAPEGIATREDVVRTIDLIIAYYSRNEPSSPIPLILERVKRLVPMSFMDIIKDMTPDAMDRVTLITGAKPPEDSL; the protein is encoded by the coding sequence ATGAGCATCGACACATCCAGGTTTCTTGAACCCGTCCCCGGCGACGATCCAGCCGGCGAAGATCTCGCCGCCTCCGGCGCGCTCTTCGAACTCGACCGCATGATCCTCGGCAAGCCCGAGACGCAATTCTCCCCCGCCGAGGAGGCCGACTGGCGCGCGGTGCGCGAGCGTTGCGAGGAACTGCTTGGCAAGTCCAAGGACCTCCGCGTGGCCACGGCGCTCGCCGTCGCCCTCCTCAAAACCCAGGGCCTTCCCGGTTTCGCCGCCGGCCTCGCGCTCGTGCGCGGCATGCTGGAGACGTATTGGGAAACCCTCCATCCCAAGCTCGACCCCGAGGACGACAACGACCCGCAGGAGCGCGTCAATGGCCTCAATAACCTTGCCGCCCCCATCGGCACCGCCAGCGATCCCTACAAGACCATCGAAACCCTCCGCAAGACCCCTCTCACCCAGTCCCGCGAGGCCGGCGCCTGGGGGCTCGACGCCATCCTCGCCGCGCGCGATGGCACGCCCCTGCTCGACGGCAGCGCCGCCCCCTCCACCGCACTCATCGACGGCGCGTTCACCGATTCTCCGCCCGAATTCCTGGCCGAGACCGCGACGGCCATCGAGTCCGCGCTGGAAAACTCCCAGGCGATAACCGCCTATTTCACCGATACGCTCTCCGCCTCCACCTGGCCGACCTTCGATCCGCTCGTCGCCGACCTGAAGAAATTGAAAAACACCGTCGCTTCGCATGCCGGCGCGGAGGGCGGGGCAGGGGAGCCCGATGCCGCTTCGGGAGCGGACGACGATGCGGGTGGCGCGCCTTCCTCCGGCGGCGCGTCCGTCGGGCGCCGCGCCCCCGAGGGCATCGCGACCCGCGAGGATGTCGTCCGCACCATCGACCTCATCATTGCCTACTACTCCCGCAACGAACCCTCCAGCCCCATCCCGCTCATTCTCGAGCGTGTGAAGCGCCTCGTCCCCATGAGCTTCATGGACATCATTAAGGACATGACGCCCGACGCGATGGACCGCGTCACCCTCATCACCGGCGCCAAACCCCCGGAGGACTCCCTCTAG